Genomic window (Sphingomonas japonica):
CGAATATACCCAGCGCACGCGCGACCTGATCCCCAGCCAGCGGTTGCCGCTGACATTGCCGGCCGGCGTTTCGCTGAGCGACCTGACGTTCGTCACCACCGGCGTCTCCGACAATTTCGGCGGGGCCATGCAGGACTTTGCCGCGATCGATCCCGACAAGTTCCGCGAAGCGGTCGGCTTCGACGCCAATTATCAATATTGCGGCATCGAATGCGGCAGCGGCTATGGCCGCGTCGACGAGACCTACAAGTCGGGCTATCTGATGGTGAAGTTCGACACCGAACAGACCCTTCCGCTCGCAATCCGCGGCGATGCCGGCGTCCGCTACGTCCATACCGACCTGCAGACCGAAGGCACGATCCCCAACGCCGCGCCGGCCGGATCGGAATTTCCCACGGTCGGCATCATCTCGACCGTGGATCGTACCTACGAAGACTGGCTTCCCTCGGCGAATGTCGCGATCGATCTGACGCCGAACCTGATCGCACGCCTTGCCGCAGCTCGGGTCATGTCGCGTCCGGCCTATAGCCAGCTCATTCCCAGCGGCAGCGCCAACATCGCGATCCGCACCGGATCGTTCAGCAACCCGTTTCTCGACCCGATCCGGGCCAACACCTTCGATGCGGCGCTTGAATGGTATTTCGCACCCGGCTCGCTGATCTCGATCGCGTATTTCCACAAGGACATCGAAACCTATATCCAGAACACCACCCAGCTGGTGCCGTTCCGCGATCTCGGGCTGCCCGACACCTTGCTGCTCGACAGCAACGCGACCCCGGACGAGCTGTTCAACGTGTCGCGCAGCAACAACACGCCGGGTGGTCCGCTGCGCGGTTTCGAGGTCAACGTGCAGTTGCCGTTTACCTTCCTGCCTGGCTTCCTCAGCAACTTTGGCGCGCTTGGGAACTTCACGCGGGTGCGGTCGGACATCGACTATATCCTGCAAACCGATCCGGTCAGCGGCGCGCCGACCCTGACGCGCACCGCACCGCTGGTGGGCCTGTCGCCGGAAACGGCCAGCGGAACGCTTTATTACGAAGACGAGCGCTTCAGCATCCGCTCGACCGTCAATTACCGCGCGGGCTTCCTCACCGGCATTCCCGGCCCGACCGACAGCGATGCCAACGGCAATGCCAGCTCGGTGTTCATCGATGCGTCGGCTTCGTACAATCTGACCGAGAACATCAAGCTGATCGCCGAAGTGTCGAACATCACCAACGAGACCAATCGGCTGTACACCGACACGGTGCGGCAGGACCCGCTTTACACCGCATATTTCGGACGTACCTACGCTCTGGCAGTCAATTTCCAGTTCTGAATGTTGCCCCCCGCCGTGGGTGTCGATGCCCCCTTCCCCGATCGACACCCACGGCCCCCACGAACGATCGATCGAGGTGCGCTTCCCCGTGTTGATGACTCAGACGATGCGCTGGTTCGGTCCCGACGATCCGGTATCCCTGCGCGGCATCCGGCAGGCGGGCGCGAGCGAGGTCGTAACGGCACTGCACGAAGTCGCGAACGGCAAGGCGTGGGCGCGCGAGGCGATCGCGGCACGCAAGGCGGAGATCGAAAGCGCGGGGCTCGGCTGGAACGTGGTCGAGAGCCTGCCCGTCCACGAAGCGATCAAGACCCGCGGTCCTGACTGGCACCAGTTGATCGATCGGTACCTGGAAAGTGTCGCCAATCTGGCGGCATGCGGCATCCGCACCATCACCTACAATTTCATGCCCGTGCTCGACTGGACGCGCACCGATCTCGAATGGGCGATGCCCGACGGAGCATTAGCGCTGCGCTTCGAGCTCGAGGCCGTGGCGGCGTACGATCTGCACATTCTGCGTCGCCCCGGTGCCGAGCGCGATTATGCGCCGGCCCTGCTCGACCGCGCCGAGCGCCGCTTCCACGCGATGTCGCAGCAACAGCGCCATCAGCTCGAACGCACGATCATCGCCGGACTGCCGGGCAGCGAGGAGACGTTCACCACCGAACGCTTTCGCGACGCGCTGGCACAATATGACGATGTCGATGCCGCCACGCTGCGCGCCAACCACATCGCCTTCCTCGACGCGGTGTGCCCGGTGGCGGACGAGCTTGGCGTGCAATTGGTAGTCCACCCCGACGATCCGCCGTTTCCGCTGTTCGGCCTACCGCGCGTCGTGAGTACCGAGCAGGACATGACCGATCTGTTCGAGCGCGTGCCCAACCAATCGAACGGGCTGTGCTTTTGCGCAGGATCGTTCGGCGTCCGTGCCGACAACGACCTGGCCGGAATGATCGACCGGCTCGGCGACCGGATCGGCTTCCTCCACCTGCGCTCCGTACAGCAAGAGGCCGATGGCGACTTTCACGAAGCCGCCCATCTTGAAGGCAGCGCGAACATGGTACGGCTGGTCGCCGCGATCCATCGCCTGCAGCAGCGCGAAGGCCGTTCGATCCCGATGCGTCCCGATCATGGCCATCAGATGATGGACGACCTGTCGAAGCGGTCGCTGCCCGGCTATTCGCTGATCGGCCGGATGCGCGGCCTTGCCGAATTGCGCGGACTGGAACGCGGGATCGCGCACGCCGCCGGTGGCCCGGCTTGACCGAGATCGGCGTCACCGACGGGGCCACGGGCAGGCGTCTGGCCGGTACCAATGCAGTTTGGGGAGCGTGAGCGTGGATGAGACCGACAAGGCGGCGCCGCGCGCCGGCGGCAATGTGCGCTGGATCATCTGCGCGCTGCTATTCTTCGCCACGACGATCAACTATATCGACCGGCAGATCATCGGCATCCTGAAACCCACGTTGCAGGACGAACTCGGCTGGTCCGAGATCGATTACGGCATGATCGTATTCTGGTTCCAGGCGGCCTATGCGATCGGGCTGCTGGCCTGCGGGCCGGTCATCGACCGCATCGGATCCAAGCTCGGCTACGCCGCCGCGGTGACGCTGTGGAGCTTCGCGGCGATGGCGCATGCGCTGGTCCGCGCCCCGGGCGGGTTCGCGATGGCGCGCTTTGCCTTGGGGCTGGGCGAGGCCGCGAACTTCCCGACCGCGATCAAGTCGGTCGCCGAATGGTTTCCCAAGAAGGAACGCGCGCTTGCCGCCGGCATCCTCAACGCCGGCGCCAATGTCGGTGCGATCGCGACGCCGATCCTGGTGCCCATCATCACCATCCACTATGGCTGGCGGGCGGCGTTCATCGTCACCGGCGGACTGGGATTCCTGTGGCTTGCCGCGTGGCTTCTCTTTTACCGCTCGCCGGCGAAGCACCCTCGCGTATCGCCGCAGGAACTGGCCTATATCAATTCGGACGTCGCCGCCGAGGACACCGCGCCGACAATCCCGTGGCGCAAGCTGTTTCGATACCGCGGAACCTGGGCATTCGTCGTCGCCAAGTTCCTGACCGATCCGGTGTGGTATCTGTTCCTGTTCTGGCTGCCGGATTTCTTCGCCAAACGGCACGGCCTCGACCTGATGAGCTTCGGTCCGCCGCTGATCGCGGTGTATCTGATGGCGGATGTCGGCAGCATCGGCGGCGGCTGGCTGTCATCGGCGCTGATCAAGCGCGGGTATGGCGTCAATGCCGGGCGCAAGCTGGCGCTGCTGGCATGCGCGGTTGCAGTCATGCCGATCTTCTTTGCCAGCGCGGTGTCGAGCCTGATCGCCGCGGTCGCGATCATCGGCGTCGCCGCCGCTGCGCACCAGGGCTGGTCGTCGAACCTCTACACGATGGTCTCGGATACGTTTCCGCGCAGTTCGGTGGCGTCGGTGATGGGCATCGGCGGCGCGGCCGGCGCGGTCGGCGGGATGATCATGGCCGCCTATGTCGGGCAGGTGCTCGAAACCGTGGGCAGCTATTGGCCGGTATTCCTGTGGGCGGGAAGCGCCTACATCGTCGCGCTGGGGCTGGTGCACCTGCTCGTGCCCTATCTGGACACGGCGGTCGCCGCCGATGGCCGGGACGTGTGACCTCCCAACCGGAGTTACCAGCTTGCCGTCGGAGAGGATTTCTGGCGGACCGATGCTATTGCGACGGCCTGTGCCGCCCTGCATAAGAGGCGGCAGTTCCGATTGCGACGGATCTGCCGGTGCACCAGCGATGGGATCGACGATCCCTAATCAATGGCCTCCGCGGATCGTCGAATTCTTCTTATATAGGGATCCGCCAATGCGTTTGCTCGCCTGCTGCCTCTGGATGTCGATGATCGCAGCCACGGCGGTCGCGCAACAGCGGCCCGCAGTGACGGCAGCCGACTATACCCGCGCGACGCGTCAACTGAGTCCGTGGACAGCACCGCTGGTCGACCATGCGGTGCGAAACGCACATTGGATAGATGCCCGGCGCTTCTGGTACGTGGATATCAGCCACGGGGTGCCGACCATCATCATGGGCGACGCGGCCAAGGGAACGAAGGCGCCCGCTTTCGAAACGGCAGCGTTGCTCACGTCGCTGAACGCCGCCGGGCTCAAGGAGCGGGACGCGACGAAGCTGCGCTTCGAGAAGCTGGAGCCGGATCCCGCCAACAGCAGCGCGAGCGTGTCTGTAGGCGGGGAGCGGTTTCAATGCGCGCTCGCCCAGCCCTATGGGTGCCGGAAACTGGCTGCGCCGCACGCCGGGCAGCCATCCTCCCCGGCGCAAGGCCCGCAAGCGGCCGCGATTCCCTCCCCGGACGGCAAGCGCGCTGTGTTCCTGCGCGATTGGAATTTGTGGGTGCGGGACGTGAGCACCGGGATGGAGCGGCAGCTGACGACCGATGGCGTAAAGGATTTCGGCTACGCGACGGATAATGCGGGTTGGAAGCATTCGGATCAGGCGATCGTGATCTGGTCACCCGACTCAAGGAAAGTCGCGACGTTCCAGCAGGATCAGCGCGCGGTGGCCGACTTCACGACCACGACGACGCAGGTCGGCCATTCGGTGACGGATACGTGGAAATATCCGTTCGTCGGTGACAAGGAGATCATCCAGATCCAGCGCGTCATCGTCGATGTGGACGACGGCCAGGTCGTCCGCTTGAAGATGCCACCGGAACCGCATCGCTCTTCGCTGTGCGACGATGTAGTGTGCGGCGAAGGTCCACAGGACATGCAATGGGCGAAGGACAGCGGGACGCTTGCGTTCGTGTCCACCTCGCGCGACCACAAGGTGGAAACGGTGCGTATCGCCGATGCGACCACCGGGGCGGTGCGCGACGTTTTCGCAGAGACCGTGCCGACATGGTTCGACAGCGGATATAATGACGAGGGCATCAACTGGCGCTATCTGTCGGAGCGCGGCGAGATCCTGTGGTGGTCGCAGCGCGACGACTGGGGCCATTATTACCTGTACAGCGCCGATACCGGCAAGCTCTTGCGCCAGGTGACCCGCGGCAAGTGGAACGTCGACCACCCGGTCCACATTGACGAGCGCAGCGGGAACATGCTGGTTGCCGGGGTCGGGCGAGAGCCCGGCGTGGACCCATATTATCGCAGCATCTACGCAATCAACCTGAACGGCGGCACTCCCAGGCTGCTGACGCCCGAGCCGCAGGATCATATCGCGGTGCCGTCGAGCGACGGAAGCTATTTCGTCGACATCTACTCGACGCCGCAAGAGCCCCAGACCGCGGTGCTGCGGCGTTCGGACGGCACGGTGGTCCAAGCGCTGGCAAAGGGCGATCTGACGCGATTGCGGGCGACAGGCTGGCAGGCACCGGAGAACATCGCCGTCGCGTGCAGCGACGGCAAGACGCTGTGCCACGGTTTGCTCTTCAAGCCGGCGAGGCTGGATCCGCGGCAACGATATCCGGTGATCGACTATATCTATCCCGGGCCATTCATCGGTACGATTTCCTCCCGGCAGTTCTCCGCATCACGGGGTGACGCGGGTGCGCTGGCCGAGCTGGGCTTCGCAGTCGTTCATATCGACGGCATGGGAACGCCGCGACGGTCCAAGGCCTTTCAGGACCATTATTTTCGCGACATGGGCAGGCAGGCGGTGCCCGATCAGGTCACCGGGATAAAGGATCTGGCCACGCGATATGCCTGGATGGACACCGATCGTGTCGGCATCTGGGGGCATTCGGGCGGCGGCAATGCGACTGCGGCAGCGATGTTCCGCTATCCCGATTTCTTCAAGGTGGGGATCGCCGAGAGCGGAAATCACGATAACCGCAACTATGAGGACGATTATTACGAGAAATATCTCGGCCTGCTGGAAACCGACGGCAAGACGACGAACTACGATCTCCAGGCCAATCAGGATTTCGCAAAGAATCTGAAAGGCAAGCTACTGCTGGCTCACGGGATCCTGGATGACAATGTCCCGGTTTCATCGACCTTGCTGGTCGTCGATGCGCTGCAAAAGGCGAACAAGGATTTCGATCTTGTCCTGTTTCCGCGAGCACGCCACGGCTATGGCGACATGGGCAGCTACATGATGCGGCGTCGTTGGGACTATTTCGTCGAGAACCTGATGGGAGCGACGCCGCCGAAGGAGTTCGAAATCGCGGGGCCGGCGGCCACGATGTGATTGTCGGTGGGGTTCTGGCCGACGGCTCCTATCTCTCCAGCACGCCGAAACGCCACACCGTCATGCTCTCGAAGCGTTCGTCGGGGCGAAGCACGGTCGACGGGAACGCCGGGTGGTTCGGGCTGTCCGCGAAATGCTGCGTTTCGAGTGCGACGCCCGCACGCTTGATTAGTGGCCCGGCGCTCCCCGCCTCGCTGCCGTCCATATGCTCGGCGGTATAGACCTGAATGCTCGGTTCGGTGGTTTCGATCGTCAACATCCTGCCGCTGACGGGGTCGGTCAGCACCGCAACACCGCGGGGTGCTTCGGTCACCCCGCCGCGCAACACCCATCCGTGGTCATAGCCGGAAAGCGGTTTGATCGCTCGGTCGGTGACGTCGATGCGCGCGCCGATCGCCTGTGGGTCGCGAAAATCGAATGGAGTTCCCGAAACCCCAGCCAGCGCGCCGGTCGGAATGCCGCCGTCACGCGTCACCACCATCTGGTCCGCGGCGATGCGGAGCACATGATCCTCGATGGTCCCCGACCCCGCCCCGGCCAGGTTGAAATAGGCATGGTTCGTCAGGTTCACGACCGTCGGCGCGTCGGTGGTCGCGCTGATTTCGGTGGTGAGTGCATCGTCGTCGGACAGCCGATAGACGACCGTGATCGTCAGCCGTCCCGGAAAGCCTTGAGCGCCCGCCGGCGAAACGTGGCGCAGCACCGCGCCCACTCCGCGCTGGTCGGAAAATTCGCGCACGCTCCAGATTGCACGGTCGGGCCCCTGCCCGCCCCCGCCATGGAGCGCGTTCGGACCATTGTTGGGCTCGAGCGCGACGGTCCGCCCGCCGAGCGGAAAGCGAGCGTCGGCGATCCGTCCGGCATAGCGTCCGACGATCGAGCCGAACCAATTGCCCTGGCTGCCGCGGCGATAGTCGCTTTCGCGCGGGTAGCTCAGCACCACGTTCGCGTTGCTGCCCTCGCGGTCGGGGACTTCGACCGCGGTCACCGTGGCACCATAGTTCAGGAAGCGCACCCGCGTGCCGTTCGCGTTCTGCAGCACATATTCGCGAATGGCGGGATCGTCATCGACGATGCCGCCCGCGACCTGCGCATGGGCGGCGGAGGCTACCATCGGGGCGACGACCGCCCACGGAATGACACGGAGCGTCCTCACCGCTTCGCGCCCGCATATTTGCGATCGGCCGCGAGCGCGAGGAACATGAAGTTCGTTGCTCCGCCGCCCATGACATACTCGCCCTGTTGCCAGAAATATGGCCAGGTCTTGAGCTCCGGCAAATCCGGTCGCACCAGGTTCGTACCCGAAATCACCCCGCCGGGAATATAGGACCAGTCGGCGCGGTTGACCCCATAGGCGACCAATGCCGACTCCGCGCCTACCCCGCTGACGAAACTCGCGCGGTTCTCTCCCGGATGCGCGCCGAGCACGAAGTTCAGCGCGCTGAGCCAACTGCCTTCGTCGGTCGCATCGGGCCAGCCCTTGTCGAAGAACCATTGCTGCACTCCGCGCTCCTGGATGTCCCAGCCGGCGCCCCAGATCTTGGGCACATAGGGGATGCCATAGGGGCTGTCGGTCTTCGCGCTCGCCTGCACCGAACGCTGATAGGCCGCCACCGCGGCATCGACCCTGTCGCGCATCGCCGCAGAGAGATCGCCGCGGATCGACGCCAGCATCCACGCGGTTTCGCCCGGCTTGGCAACGATGGCGTCGGTCAGATCGGCCAAGGCGGCAAAATATTCCCGGTCGCCCGTCGCCTGTGCCAGTTCGGCCAGCGCGAACACCTTGTTCGGCACAGTCTTAGCCCGCGCGAGCGCGTTGCCGGCGATTGCCCTTGCCGCCGCCAGCGCCTCTGCCGACAAGGCGGGATTGTCGCGCTTCAGCACGCGAGCAGCGGCGGCGAGCCCGGCGGCGGTGTAGAGTTCGCGATCGGGGTTATCCTCGGTGAAGACCCAGCGATCGTCGAACTCGACAGGTGTGCCGTTGGCGTCGACGCCCAGCCCGGCAACCGGCTTGCGGAACGCGTTATCGCTATGGTTCGCCGCGTCCCCCAGCATCGCGTAGGACCGCAGATCGGGAGTGATGATCCCGCGATATAGTCGTCCCAGCGCGCGGTAGCCGCCGAGCACGCTGGCGAGACCGTGCTCGATCTGCTGGATCGCATCGTTCCTGCCATCGGGATCGCGTATCTCGACCGATTTCGCGGCGGCGTCGATGCGCGTCGCATCATAATCGAGGCCGAATTCCTCGACCATCTTGGCCAGCACCCAGACCGTGCCGATCTGTGACTCGACGCGAAGATCATAGTCGCCCGCATCATGCCAGCCCCCGGTGTCGAGCCCCGGCACGATGTCCCCCGGCGCGAACCGGCTCATCGTCTGCGCCCCTTGCGCATAGCCATCGAAATGGTTGAGGTCGGTGCGGGCCATCAGGGCGTCGTCCTGATGATCGAGGCCGTGCCATACGCGATATTTTTCGCGCACCAGCATATGGCACATCTGCACCGGCAAGAATGTCTCGAGCGTCGGCTGCCACACGCCGCGCGAATAGACGTCGTCGCCGATCCGGAACGCATTGGTCTCGGTCCCGCCATAGGCCAGAACGTACATTCCGGGGGTGGTAACGTCGGAAAAGTCGAAGGTGCGATAGCGATAGCGCAGGAAATTTCCCCACTGCGCCGCCGGCCCCGTCTTGATTGCTTCGCGGCCTGCCGAGGTGAGCCGATAGAGCGTCGCTATCGCTTCATCCTCGTCGGCGCGGCCGTCGAGTTCGATGACCGCCCTCTTTGGCTGCGCGGACGCGTAACCGACCTGGCTGACCTGGACGACGGGCGCATAGGTCCAGCCGGGGATCGTGTTGGGCCGCACGACCCACGACACCGCATTGGTGGTGGCCCCCGCCGCCACCGTCTCGCGCGCGATGTACCAGCCATTGTTATGCGCCGACCGCCCGTCGAGCAGCGTGATCGTTCCGGTCTCGCTGAGGATCGTCATGCGCTGGCGATCGCTTTCGGGTGCCACCACCAGGCTGCGTCCGGTGCCAAGCGGCACGCCCAGGATCTGGCCGTTGGGATTCTGCACCGGTCCGTTGGGCTGCGAGTTGCGCGGGACCGGCACCTGCGGCCCGGTCGATGCCTCAACCGGGCCATTGGGCTGACGCGGGAACGTGCCGCCCTGGTCGCCCATCACCCAGGAGCGTCCGAACAGATGCTGCGGGAACAGCTCGAGATTGAATCCCACGCGGCCGACCCACTCGGCCGGTACCGGCCGATCCATGTCGACACGGACGCGGAAGCCGCCCCCCGGCTCTGGAGCGACGCGAACTTTGTACGACAGATCCAGATCGGGGTAGAAGATCGGATTGAAGCCTTTTCCGTTCTTGTCGGGATCAGGAAAGGAAAGCGCCTGCGTGATCGTGCCGGTCGCCGGATCGGTCCTGCGCTCGTCCCCCTTGGGCATCGGCGACCATTGACCGGGCTCTGCCTCCAAGCGGATATCGCCATTGGCCGCGACGCGCAGGCCATGCTGGATCACCGTGACGCCGGTCTGGTGGCCATCGGGATAGATATCGTCGAACACGATCACGTCGAGGCCGGGCCGGGTGAGGTAGCCGCGGTCCGACAGCGAGAGCTGCACATCCGCAGCATCGCGTCGGGCCGGCGTCGCCGGATCGCGGCCCGTCTGCTGCGCACTCGCCGGCACCGCCAGTGCAACCGCGGCCGCCATCGCTGTGAACCTGTATCCCCGCATCCCGTCTTCCTAGCTCCCCGGGCTTGCGCTTTGCTCCGGTGGTCGCCTCCACGGGTCGCAGTCAATCGGCAATCTTGTCAATGCGGTTGGCACCCGAACCGACATATGCAGCGCGAGAATATGTGTCCCTGCCCTTCGCATGGTGGGCGCACAGCACGTATCCGCTCCGATGATCGACGACCATCGAGCGCTGCCCGATCCGGTCGAGGTCGCGCGGGTCGAACAGGCGCAGCCAGTGCCGGCCCCTGGCGGGATGCAGCGGCCCGTGCCGCGCACTTATCCTTGTCGGAAGGCAGCGACACTGGCCGGCAGGGCAATCAACCGCTATCGGTGCGTCTCTAGCTGCGCCATCGCAGCGCTAGAAGCGGCGAAGATCGGAATGACCAAGGTTCTCATAGCGGAAGATGACCCTCTCACGCTCTCGGGTATCGAGATGCTGCTCGAGAATTCGAATTTCCAGGTGGTCGCGTCGGTGCGGACGGGAACTGCGGCGCTCGAGAAGCTGGCCACCGCGCGGCCGGAAATGCTCATTCTCGACAACGGTATGCCGGAGCGTTCGGGCCTCGACGTCCTGCGCACGATCCGCAGCCGCGGCGACGATCGGCCGGTCGTGCTCCTGACCGGCAGCATCAACGATCAGACATCGAAGGAAGCCTTGCAGCTCGCAGTCAATGGGCTGGTCATCAAGACTACCGCTCCGCGCGACCTGTTGGTCTGCCTGGAAACCGTCGTCCAGGGCAGGCGGTGGATCGATCAGGAAGTGATGCAGCGTGCCATGGACATGGCAATGGCGCCCGACGCGGTTCGCGATCCGATGGACGGCCTGAGCAGCCGTGAGCGCGCGGTAGCTGCACTCGTCCAGCGGGGGCTCCGCAACAAGGAGATCGCCTCCGAACTCGGCCTCACCGAGGGCACGGTGAAGGTCCACCTGCACAAGATTTTCG
Coding sequences:
- the uxuA gene encoding mannonate dehydratase gives rise to the protein MPPSPIDTHGPHERSIEVRFPVLMTQTMRWFGPDDPVSLRGIRQAGASEVVTALHEVANGKAWAREAIAARKAEIESAGLGWNVVESLPVHEAIKTRGPDWHQLIDRYLESVANLAACGIRTITYNFMPVLDWTRTDLEWAMPDGALALRFELEAVAAYDLHILRRPGAERDYAPALLDRAERRFHAMSQQQRHQLERTIIAGLPGSEETFTTERFRDALAQYDDVDAATLRANHIAFLDAVCPVADELGVQLVVHPDDPPFPLFGLPRVVSTEQDMTDLFERVPNQSNGLCFCAGSFGVRADNDLAGMIDRLGDRIGFLHLRSVQQEADGDFHEAAHLEGSANMVRLVAAIHRLQQREGRSIPMRPDHGHQMMDDLSKRSLPGYSLIGRMRGLAELRGLERGIAHAAGGPA
- a CDS encoding MFS transporter, with the translated sequence MDETDKAAPRAGGNVRWIICALLFFATTINYIDRQIIGILKPTLQDELGWSEIDYGMIVFWFQAAYAIGLLACGPVIDRIGSKLGYAAAVTLWSFAAMAHALVRAPGGFAMARFALGLGEAANFPTAIKSVAEWFPKKERALAAGILNAGANVGAIATPILVPIITIHYGWRAAFIVTGGLGFLWLAAWLLFYRSPAKHPRVSPQELAYINSDVAAEDTAPTIPWRKLFRYRGTWAFVVAKFLTDPVWYLFLFWLPDFFAKRHGLDLMSFGPPLIAVYLMADVGSIGGGWLSSALIKRGYGVNAGRKLALLACAVAVMPIFFASAVSSLIAAVAIIGVAAAAHQGWSSNLYTMVSDTFPRSSVASVMGIGGAAGAVGGMIMAAYVGQVLETVGSYWPVFLWAGSAYIVALGLVHLLVPYLDTAVAADGRDV
- a CDS encoding S9 family peptidase, which encodes MIAATAVAQQRPAVTAADYTRATRQLSPWTAPLVDHAVRNAHWIDARRFWYVDISHGVPTIIMGDAAKGTKAPAFETAALLTSLNAAGLKERDATKLRFEKLEPDPANSSASVSVGGERFQCALAQPYGCRKLAAPHAGQPSSPAQGPQAAAIPSPDGKRAVFLRDWNLWVRDVSTGMERQLTTDGVKDFGYATDNAGWKHSDQAIVIWSPDSRKVATFQQDQRAVADFTTTTTQVGHSVTDTWKYPFVGDKEIIQIQRVIVDVDDGQVVRLKMPPEPHRSSLCDDVVCGEGPQDMQWAKDSGTLAFVSTSRDHKVETVRIADATTGAVRDVFAETVPTWFDSGYNDEGINWRYLSERGEILWWSQRDDWGHYYLYSADTGKLLRQVTRGKWNVDHPVHIDERSGNMLVAGVGREPGVDPYYRSIYAINLNGGTPRLLTPEPQDHIAVPSSDGSYFVDIYSTPQEPQTAVLRRSDGTVVQALAKGDLTRLRATGWQAPENIAVACSDGKTLCHGLLFKPARLDPRQRYPVIDYIYPGPFIGTISSRQFSASRGDAGALAELGFAVVHIDGMGTPRRSKAFQDHYFRDMGRQAVPDQVTGIKDLATRYAWMDTDRVGIWGHSGGGNATAAAMFRYPDFFKVGIAESGNHDNRNYEDDYYEKYLGLLETDGKTTNYDLQANQDFAKNLKGKLLLAHGILDDNVPVSSTLLVVDALQKANKDFDLVLFPRARHGYGDMGSYMMRRRWDYFVENLMGATPPKEFEIAGPAATM
- a CDS encoding aldose epimerase family protein; translated protein: MRTLRVIPWAVVAPMVASAAHAQVAGGIVDDDPAIREYVLQNANGTRVRFLNYGATVTAVEVPDREGSNANVVLSYPRESDYRRGSQGNWFGSIVGRYAGRIADARFPLGGRTVALEPNNGPNALHGGGGQGPDRAIWSVREFSDQRGVGAVLRHVSPAGAQGFPGRLTITVVYRLSDDDALTTEISATTDAPTVVNLTNHAYFNLAGAGSGTIEDHVLRIAADQMVVTRDGGIPTGALAGVSGTPFDFRDPQAIGARIDVTDRAIKPLSGYDHGWVLRGGVTEAPRGVAVLTDPVSGRMLTIETTEPSIQVYTAEHMDGSEAGSAGPLIKRAGVALETQHFADSPNHPAFPSTVLRPDERFESMTVWRFGVLER
- a CDS encoding cellulase N-terminal Ig-like domain-containing protein; amino-acid sequence: MRGYRFTAMAAAVALAVPASAQQTGRDPATPARRDAADVQLSLSDRGYLTRPGLDVIVFDDIYPDGHQTGVTVIQHGLRVAANGDIRLEAEPGQWSPMPKGDERRTDPATGTITQALSFPDPDKNGKGFNPIFYPDLDLSYKVRVAPEPGGGFRVRVDMDRPVPAEWVGRVGFNLELFPQHLFGRSWVMGDQGGTFPRQPNGPVEASTGPQVPVPRNSQPNGPVQNPNGQILGVPLGTGRSLVVAPESDRQRMTILSETGTITLLDGRSAHNNGWYIARETVAAGATTNAVSWVVRPNTIPGWTYAPVVQVSQVGYASAQPKRAVIELDGRADEDEAIATLYRLTSAGREAIKTGPAAQWGNFLRYRYRTFDFSDVTTPGMYVLAYGGTETNAFRIGDDVYSRGVWQPTLETFLPVQMCHMLVREKYRVWHGLDHQDDALMARTDLNHFDGYAQGAQTMSRFAPGDIVPGLDTGGWHDAGDYDLRVESQIGTVWVLAKMVEEFGLDYDATRIDAAAKSVEIRDPDGRNDAIQQIEHGLASVLGGYRALGRLYRGIITPDLRSYAMLGDAANHSDNAFRKPVAGLGVDANGTPVEFDDRWVFTEDNPDRELYTAAGLAAAARVLKRDNPALSAEALAAARAIAGNALARAKTVPNKVFALAELAQATGDREYFAALADLTDAIVAKPGETAWMLASIRGDLSAAMRDRVDAAVAAYQRSVQASAKTDSPYGIPYVPKIWGAGWDIQERGVQQWFFDKGWPDATDEGSWLSALNFVLGAHPGENRASFVSGVGAESALVAYGVNRADWSYIPGGVISGTNLVRPDLPELKTWPYFWQQGEYVMGGGATNFMFLALAADRKYAGAKR
- a CDS encoding response regulator codes for the protein MIDDHRALPDPVEVARVEQAQPVPAPGGMQRPVPRTYPCRKAATLAGRAINRYRCVSSCAIAALEAAKIGMTKVLIAEDDPLTLSGIEMLLENSNFQVVASVRTGTAALEKLATARPEMLILDNGMPERSGLDVLRTIRSRGDDRPVVLLTGSINDQTSKEALQLAVNGLVIKTTAPRDLLVCLETVVQGRRWIDQEVMQRAMDMAMAPDAVRDPMDGLSSRERAVAALVQRGLRNKEIASELGLTEGTVKVHLHKIFDKLDVRSRTELILFVQERES